In Arachis hypogaea cultivar Tifrunner chromosome 17, arahy.Tifrunner.gnm2.J5K5, whole genome shotgun sequence, a single window of DNA contains:
- the LOC112762646 gene encoding uncharacterized protein, producing the protein MNMANHAADDDNEEEDEAGEFSGVLEIFVHHARNIHNICIYDNQDVYAKFSFTYNPDETLSTRIINGGGKNPTFNENLRMKISNVDDAVLKCEIWMFSRARNHLEDQLLGFSLVPISQVLIGKGKGKVTQDYSLSSTDLFHSPAGTVQLTLSLDTNNFNFDLISSKSAKTSSISSEVVLLDRKVTEVMVDPVEYSRIVFPDIGVAKENQEMATEYFNSCSSRGLLLPFLRLGATNDCEMNPVSPNESIHQNSGFLSSTTTSLSDDRDRNSSVDSIQKKNNSCNVSISVIEGSVSNSPDTPTSKKEGESMDEKESKGEYSRPGLSWYDFSISIALLPAQPPLDAADALPLQPYQQPPASMPS; encoded by the coding sequence ATGAACATGGCGAATCATGCGGCCGACGATGATAACGAAGAAGAAGATGAGGCTGGTGAGTTCTCTGGGGTTTTAGAGATCTTTGTTCACCATGCAAGAAACATTCACAACATATGCATCTATGATAACCAAGATGTGTATGCAAAATTCTCTTTCACATACAACCCTGATGAGACTTTATCCACAAGAATCATCAATGGAGGTGGAAAGAATCCAACATTCAATGAGAATCTAAGGATGAAGATCTCCAATGTTGATGATGCAGTTCTAAAGTGTGAGATTTGGATGTTTAGTAGAGCAAGGAATCACTTGGAGGATCAGCTTCTTGGATTCTCTTTGGTTCCAATTTCTCAAGTTCTTAttggaaaaggaaaaggaaaagtgaCTCAAGATTATAGCCTCTCTTCCACTGATCTTTTCCATTCACCAGCTGGAACAGTTCAATTGACACTCTCCTTAGACacaaacaattttaattttgatttgataTCATCCAAATCTGCGAAAACCTCTTCAATTTCTTCAGAAGTGGTGTTGCTTGACAGAAAAGTAACAGAGGTTATGGTTGATCCGGTTGAGTATTCGAGGATTGTGTTTCCTGATATTGGCGTGGCGAAGGAGAATCAAGAAATGGCAACTGAGTACTTCAATTCTTGCTCTTCTAGAGGGCTGCTACTGCCATTCCTTCGCCTCGGTGCAACCAATGACTGTGAAATGAATCCTGTTTCTCCAAATGagagtattcatcagaactcaGGTTTCTTAAGCTCCACAACTACAAGCCTAAGTGATGATAGAGATAGAAACTCGTCCGTAGATTCGATTCAGAAAAAGAATAATTCTTGCAATGTTTCAATCAGTGTTATAGAAGGCAGTGTTAGTAACTCTCCAGATACACCAACTTCCAAGAAAGAAGGCGAATCCATGGACGAAAAAGAAAGCAAAGGAGAGTACTCAAGGCCTGGCTTGAGTTGGTATGACTTCAGCATAAGTATTGCATTACTTCCTGCCCAACCTCCCCTAGATGCTGCTGATGCTTTGCCGCTGCAGCCTTATCAGCAGCCTCCCGCTTCAATGCCCTCTTAG
- the LOC112762645 gene encoding uncharacterized protein produces MENSILRRVSSILYRNPVIVFGGLIQFDIMLITDEESMQNMFQIHRQTQLRQPQIELYVEFEDVEADEIQNDLDIEDDRAAVYEGMNNDSEEDFEATYKAGDEDEDGNVGVEAEVENVVVHPAVSQPMNVPPFMRNLDLDAMNAPEFLEYANIGVADPEDGEFRIGMEYSSRKSVVAAIRSYTISRGVDYNVYEFEPLTFYAKCKMYGHGCDWLIRASLIRKKGSWEIRRYNGRHTCTMETISHDHSKLDSDTVAEAIMPLVESDPSIKVKSIIAEVQSRFNYTISYRKVWLAKQKSIAKVFGGWEDYYQAFAMVALGHDSEDAWLSTLLVAVAQDGNQNIVPIAFALVEDETVDAWHSFLRNLRRHVVRKDGVGMISDRHESIRAAVNHSGGDWQPPRAWWMFCIRYIGSNFLRAFKVPYLQKLVVNIGYSRTVEEYNINFKRLEERGEAYARWCDAIGLRHWVLAFDEGHRWGHMTTNLVECINSVLKGARNLSVFALVRATYYRLNEFFTRKSAETHERKRAGFNYSVFAQQRIEANMQRAGNIVVHRFDRRNEVFEVREMPNGKELVVDLARRTCDCGHFQVERLPCRHVIACYANQRLDWQLYVHDVYRMTKVRKVYRFEFVPLGDAETWPSYQGPTLVANPALKRTSKGRPKLTRYLNEMDSRDMRGPRICRFCGRQGHSQSRCPQRVGPSGAGDDGGS; encoded by the exons ATGGAGAACAGTATATTGAGGAGAGTGAGCAGTATATTGTACCGGAATCCAGTTATagtttttggtggtctaatacaATTTGATATCATGCTGATCACTGACGAGGagagtatgcagaatatgttCCAGATTCACCGGCAAACTCAATTGCGACAGCCACAGATTgagctgtatgttgagtttgaagacGTAGAGGCAGATGAGATTCAAAATGATTTAGATATAGAGGATGATAGAGCTGCAGTGTACGAAGGAATGAACAATGACAGTGAAGAGGACTTCGAAGCCACTTATAAAGCTGGCGATGAAGACGAGGATGGTAATGTGGGAGTCGAAGCAGAAGTGGAGAATGTGGTGGTTCACCCCGCAGTCAGTCAACCGATGAACGTCCCACCTTTTATGCGTAATTTGGATCTTGACGCGATGAATGCACCGGAATTTCTGGAATATGCAAATATAG GTGTTGCTGATCCTGAGGACGGAGAGTTCAGGATAGGAATGGAGTATAGTTCTAGAAAGTCTGTGGTCGCAGCAATCAGAAgttacactatctctagaggagtcGACTACAATGTTTACGAATTTGAACCATTgacgttctatgcaaaatgcaagatgtATGGGCATGGGTGCGATTGGCTTATCCGAGCTAGTTTGATAAGGAAAAAAGGTTCTTGGGAGATACGAAGATACAATGGCAGGCACACATGCACCATGGAAACGATTTCACATGATCATTCCAAGTTAGACTCTGACACAGTTGCGGAGGCTATAATGCCATTGGTTGAGAGTGACCCGTCCATCAAGGTCAAATCTATAATTGCAGAAGTCCAGTCAAGGTTTAACTACACCATCAGTTACCGAAAGgtttggttggcaaagcagaagtccATAGCCAAAGTTTTCGGTGGTTGGGAGGATTATTATCAAGCTTTTGCCATGGTGGCTCTCGGTCATGACTCAGAAGATGCCTGGCTCA GTACACTTCTAGTTGctgttgcacaagatgggaaccaGAACATTGTGCCTATCGCCTTTGCCCTGGTGGAGGACGAGACAGTTGATGCGTGGCACTCCTTTCTAAGGAATCTACGAAGGCATGTTGTTAGAAAAGACGGTGTCGGTATGATCTCAGATCGACATGAGTCAATCCGGGCAGCAGTTAATCATTCCGGTGGTGATTGGCAACCTCCGAGAGCATGGTGGATGTTTTGTATAAGGTATATCGGTAGCAACTTCTTAAGGGCATTCAAAGTACCGTACTTGCAAAAACTTGTTGTCAACATAGGGTATTCAAGGACAGTGGAGGAGtacaacatcaatttcaagaggTTGGAAGAGCGAGGCGAGGCATATGCCCGGTGGTGCGATGCCATTGGACTTAGACACTGGGTATTGGCATTTGATGAGGGTCATCGATGGGGCCATATGACGACGAACCTTGTGGAGTGCATTAATTCAGTTTTGAAGGGTGCCCGAAACCTTTCTGTGTTCGCGCTCGTCCGAGCAACGTATTATCGGTTAAACGAATTTTTTACGCGGAAGAGTGCCGAGACTCACGAACGCAAGCGTGCTGGATTTAATTACTCTGTATTTGCACAACAGCGGATAGAAGCAAACATGCAACGTGCTGGGAATATAGTTGTGCACCGGTTTGATAGACGGAACGAGGTGTTTGAGGTTCGTGAAATGCCTAATGGAAAGGAGTTAGTAGTTGATCTTGCGCGGCGAACGTGTGACTGTGGACACTTTCAGGTGGAACGACTACCATGTCGACATGTTATTGCTTGCTATGCAAACCAGCGACTCGATTGGCAGTTGTATGTGCATGATGTGTATAGAATGACAAAGGTTCGTAAGGTCTATAGATTTGAGTTTGTACCATTAGGCGATGCGGAGACATGGCCTTCTTATCAGGGACCCACATTGGTCGCTAATCCCGCCTTGAAGAGAACATCGAAAGGCCGTCCCAAGTTGACCCGATACTTGAATGAAATGGACTCACGGGATATGCGTGGTCCTCGGATATGCCGTTTCTGTGGTAGACAGGGTCATAGTCAGAGTCGATGTCCTCAGCGTGTTGGACCGAGTGGTGCTGGTGACGATGGTGGTTCGTAG
- the LOC112764989 gene encoding uncharacterized protein translates to MSALLTNDLNDLSLKPQIQSETGSECEGEIRGVEGGGGNHVHREGLCAICLDKILLQDTALVKGCEHAYCVTCILRWATYRERVTCPQCKHPFDFLFVHRSLDGSIQDYMFEESVCLLLRAAWFQPLKVENHVEHEDAYDPIEDFYQYRYDYEYDDEDDDDLDEVYYGSSSSLRIGNRRWGDNGYVRSGRLEARPVPRSNFQDLGGASSSSRQPKKKEAAEKVATGRRAKRALKREAADKAAAAKHQQHLVRLGRK, encoded by the exons ATGTCTGCTCTTCTCACCAACGATCTTAACGATCTTTCCCTCAAGCCCCAG attCAGAGTGAAACAGGAAGTGAATGTGAAGGGGAGATTCGTGGGGTGGAAGGAGGTGGCGGGAACCATGTTCATCGTGAAGGTCTGTGCGCCATTTGCTTGGACAAGATTCTGCTTCAGGATACTGCTCTTGTAAAAGGTTGCGAGCATGCATACTG CGTGACGTGCATCCTTCGCTGGGCTACTTACAGAGAGAGAGTTACCTGCCCTCAGTGTAAACATCCATTCGACTTCCTCTTTGTCCATCGCTCGCTTGATGGCAG CATCCAGGACTACATGTTCGAGGAGAGTGTTTGCCTACTACTTAGGGCTGCATGGTTTCAACCTCTGAAGGTCGAAAATCACGTGGAGCATGAAGATGCCTACGATCCTATTGAAGATTTTTATCAATATCGATATGATTATGAGTatgatgacgaggatgatgatgatcTAGATGAAGTTTACTATGGTAGCTCATCAAGTCTTCGCATTGGTAACCGGAGATGGGGAGACAATGGTTATGTCAGATCTGGGCGGCTCGAAGCAAGGCCAGTCCCGCGATCAAACTTCCAGGATCTAGGAGGCGCAAGTTCATCATCTCGCCAGCCAAAAAAGAAAGAGGCAGCTGAAAAAGTCGCAACAGGTAGACGGGCTAAGAGGGCATTGAAGCGGGAGGCTGCTGATAAGGCTGCAGCGGCAAAGCATCAGCAGCATCTAGTGAGGTTGGGCAGGAAGTAG